A genomic window from Populus nigra chromosome 7, ddPopNigr1.1, whole genome shotgun sequence includes:
- the LOC133699835 gene encoding protein SOSEKI 3-like isoform X1 yields the protein METTRMKKYNRQLSPERAKVWTERSPKYQQQNRKVAVVYYLCRNRQLEHPHFIEVPLASPDGLYLRDVIERLDVLRGRGMASLYSWSSKRSYKNGFVWHDLCEDDLILPAHGNEYVLKGSELFEESNSDHFAPVGTIKMQNLKLLPQPASSRSQDDSSSASSLNGKETKHSQEDEISPRLQHPGSSGVSPESTVGKNSTWNGSLSLTEYKVCKSDGFANASTQTEENGSRPKSRETCTRGVSTDDASLEQECKEDCQNRLPCVKENSEICENSVSPPPSSSSPSSSGGKTETLESLIRADVNKINSFRIIEEEDIRMPNNARLKASNMLMQLISCGSISVKDHSFGLVPTYRPRFSHSKFPSPLYSTSVMLGELDCLSENPRATGLRLEEKEYFSGSLIEMKMLEGGDGLACLKRSSSYNADRMCKQPDSVEDNGESTSGHSKCISQSIKASLSKQPHGISLRSPVSDKPRNSSDGADGSQVIHYSLSNGGSQRITEPVPGKKQSKKLDSFREEERVIKIEERLASGARVIIHSKAPCNPAVCRS from the exons atgGAGACGACGAGAATGAAGAAGTACAACAGGCAACTGAGTCCAGAGAGAGCAAAAGTGTGGACAGAGAGGTCACCAAAGTATCAACAACAGAACCGTAAAGTTGCTGTTGTTTATTACCTCTGTAGAAATCGCCAGCTGGAGCACCCTCATTTCATTGAAGTCCCTCTTGCTTCACCTGATGGTCTCTACCTTAGAG ATGTGATTGAGAGGCTTGATGTTTTGAGAGGGAGAGGGATGGCTTCCTTGTATTCTTGGTCTTCTAAGAG AAGCTATAAGAATGGATTTGTATGGCATGATCTCTGTGAGGATGATTTAATTCTTCCTGCTCATGGAAATGAATATGTTCTCAAAGGTTCTGAACTCTTTGAAGAATCTAATTCAG ATCATTTCGCTCCTGTTGGAACCATAAAAATGCAAAATCTGAAACTATTGCCACAACCAGCTTCTTCTAGAAGTCAAGATGACTCCTCGTCAGCTTCAAGTTTGAATGGAAAAGAAACAAAGCATTCTCAGGAAGATGAAATCTCCCCTAGACTGCAACATCCTGGCTCCTCTGGAGTGTCTCCAGAGTCTACTGTTGGAAAGAATTCTACGTGGAATGGCTCTCTTAGCTTGACAGAATACAAGGTTTGCAAGAGTGATGGATTCGCAAATGCTTCGACTCAGACCGAGGAAAATGGAAGCAGACCTAAATCCCGAGAAACTTGTACAAGGGGTGTCTCGACTGATGATGCTTCTCTGGAACAGGAATGCAAAGAGGATTGTCAAAATCGGCTTCCATGCGTGAAGGAAAATTCTGAGATATGTGAGAATTCAGTTTCCCCTCCCCCGTCTTCCTCTAGCCCATCATCATCGGGCGGGAAGACTGAAACTTTGGAGTCTCTTATTAGAGCTGATGTTAATAAAATCAACAGTTTTAGAATTATTGAAGAGGAAGACATCCGAATGCCAAACAATGCAAGACTCAAGGCCAGTAATATGTTGATGCAATTGATCTCCTGTGGGTCAATTTCGGTGAAAGATCACAGTTTTGGACTGGTTCCAACCTACAGGCCGAGATTTTCTCATTCAAAATTTCCCTCACCGTTGTACTCTACTTCAGTAATGTTAGGAGAGCTTGATTGCTTGTCAGAGAATCCAAGGGCGACGGGTCTCAGATTAGAAGAAAAGGAGTATTTCAGTGGGAGCCTGATCGAGATGAAAATGCTAGAGGGAGGAGACGGGCTTGCTTGTCTGAAGCGTTCTTCTTCGTACAATGCAGACAG GATGTGTAAACAGCCAGATTCAGTTGAAGACAATGGCGAGTCAACCTCTGGACACTCAAAATGCATCTCACAATCAATAAAAGCCTCCCTAAGCAAGCAGCCGCACGGCATATCTTTGCGATCACCTGTTTCTGATAAACCTAGAAACTCCTCTGACGGGGCTGATGGCTCTCAAGTAATACATTATAGCTTATCAAACGGTGGCAGTCAAAGAATCACAGAGCCTGTTCCAGGTAAGAAACAATCAAAGAAGCTCGATTCTTTCAGAGAGGAGGAGAGGGTGATCAAGATCGAAGAAAG GCTTGCTTCAGGAGCTCGGGTTATAATCCACTCCAAAGCCCCATGTAACCCTGCTGTTTGCCGCTCGTAG
- the LOC133698238 gene encoding uncharacterized protein LOC133698238 yields the protein MDNQRSSVLSWGYYCQGKTMDDLRNSLLYTTLELEQTKLAVQEELRKKDDQLFHLKDLLSKAIRERDDAQEKWKRLAIEKVLLQQQQQHHQNAPLSGISSIEDEPRRGIDSSNGFSSSDCEESIVSSPVIDQTPQPSQLPQTAAPQTIPQAAIELVPEKPLPEKGKLLQAVMKAGPLLQTLLLAGPLPQWRHPPPPLDSFEIPPVTIPSPPPPPPAVPQLTHLDSLTNTHGCYRKRVLSDGFDSPTETKYQRIALH from the exons ATGGACAACCAAAGAAGTTCTGTTCTAAGCTGGGGTTACTACTGCCAAGGAAAG ACTATGGATGACCTTCGGAATTCCCTTTTGTACACAACTCTAGAGCTTGAGCAAACAAAGCTAGCAGTCCAAGAAGAgctaagaaagaaagatgaccAATTGTTTCATCTCAAGGATCTATTGAGCAAAGCCATCAGAGAACGAGACGATGCACAGGAGAAATGGAAAAGACTTGCCATTGAGAAGGTCCTgctccagcagcagcagcaacatcaCCAAAATGCTCCTCTCTCTGGGATTTCCAGCATTGAGGACGAACCCAGAAGAGGAATTGACTCCAGCAATGGCTTCTCATCGTCAGATTGTGAGGAGAGCATTGTTTCATCTCCTGTTATTGACCAGACTCCACAACCATCCCAATTGCCCCAAACAGCAGCACCACAAACTATCCCTCAAGCAGCAATTGAGTTGGTTCCTGAAAAGCCATTACCTGAAAAGGGAAAGCTTTTACAGGCAGTGATGAAAGCTGGTCCACTCTTACAGACTCTCCTCCTAGCTGGGCCACTTCCTCAATGGAGacacccaccaccaccactcgATTCCTTTGAGATCCCACCTGTCACCATACCTTCACCACCACCCCCACCACCCGCAGTGCCTCAGCTCACCCACCTAGACTCATTAACCAACACTCATGGTTGCTATAGAAAAAGGGTTCTCTCCGATGGCTTTGATTCTCCTACAGAGACCAAGTACCAAAGGATAGCCCTCCACTGA
- the LOC133699835 gene encoding protein SOSEKI 3-like isoform X2, translated as METTRMKKYNRQLSPERAKVWTERSPKYQQQNRKVAVVYYLCRNRQLEHPHFIEVPLASPDGLYLRDVIERLDVLRGRGMASLYSWSSKRSYKNGFVWHDLCEDDLILPAHGNEYVLKGSELFEESNSDHFAPVGTIKMQNLKLLPQPASSRSQDDSSSASSLNGKETKHSQEDEISPRLQHPGSSGVSPESTVGKNSTWNGSLSLTEYKVCKSDGFANASTQTEENGSRPKSRETCTRGVSTDDASLEQECKEDCQNRLPCVKENSEICENSVSPPPSSSSPSSSGGKTETLESLIRADVNKINSFRIIEEEDIRMPNNARLKASNMLMQLISCGSISVKDHSFGLVPTYRPRFSHSKFPSPLYSTSVMLGELDCLSENPRATGLRLEEKEYFSGSLIEMKMLEGGDGLACLKRSSSYNADRMCKQPDSVEDNGESTSGHSKCISQSIKASLSKQPHGISLRSPVSDKPRNSSDGADGSQVIHYSLSNGGSQRITEPVPGKKQSKKLDSFREEERVIKIEES; from the exons atgGAGACGACGAGAATGAAGAAGTACAACAGGCAACTGAGTCCAGAGAGAGCAAAAGTGTGGACAGAGAGGTCACCAAAGTATCAACAACAGAACCGTAAAGTTGCTGTTGTTTATTACCTCTGTAGAAATCGCCAGCTGGAGCACCCTCATTTCATTGAAGTCCCTCTTGCTTCACCTGATGGTCTCTACCTTAGAG ATGTGATTGAGAGGCTTGATGTTTTGAGAGGGAGAGGGATGGCTTCCTTGTATTCTTGGTCTTCTAAGAG AAGCTATAAGAATGGATTTGTATGGCATGATCTCTGTGAGGATGATTTAATTCTTCCTGCTCATGGAAATGAATATGTTCTCAAAGGTTCTGAACTCTTTGAAGAATCTAATTCAG ATCATTTCGCTCCTGTTGGAACCATAAAAATGCAAAATCTGAAACTATTGCCACAACCAGCTTCTTCTAGAAGTCAAGATGACTCCTCGTCAGCTTCAAGTTTGAATGGAAAAGAAACAAAGCATTCTCAGGAAGATGAAATCTCCCCTAGACTGCAACATCCTGGCTCCTCTGGAGTGTCTCCAGAGTCTACTGTTGGAAAGAATTCTACGTGGAATGGCTCTCTTAGCTTGACAGAATACAAGGTTTGCAAGAGTGATGGATTCGCAAATGCTTCGACTCAGACCGAGGAAAATGGAAGCAGACCTAAATCCCGAGAAACTTGTACAAGGGGTGTCTCGACTGATGATGCTTCTCTGGAACAGGAATGCAAAGAGGATTGTCAAAATCGGCTTCCATGCGTGAAGGAAAATTCTGAGATATGTGAGAATTCAGTTTCCCCTCCCCCGTCTTCCTCTAGCCCATCATCATCGGGCGGGAAGACTGAAACTTTGGAGTCTCTTATTAGAGCTGATGTTAATAAAATCAACAGTTTTAGAATTATTGAAGAGGAAGACATCCGAATGCCAAACAATGCAAGACTCAAGGCCAGTAATATGTTGATGCAATTGATCTCCTGTGGGTCAATTTCGGTGAAAGATCACAGTTTTGGACTGGTTCCAACCTACAGGCCGAGATTTTCTCATTCAAAATTTCCCTCACCGTTGTACTCTACTTCAGTAATGTTAGGAGAGCTTGATTGCTTGTCAGAGAATCCAAGGGCGACGGGTCTCAGATTAGAAGAAAAGGAGTATTTCAGTGGGAGCCTGATCGAGATGAAAATGCTAGAGGGAGGAGACGGGCTTGCTTGTCTGAAGCGTTCTTCTTCGTACAATGCAGACAG GATGTGTAAACAGCCAGATTCAGTTGAAGACAATGGCGAGTCAACCTCTGGACACTCAAAATGCATCTCACAATCAATAAAAGCCTCCCTAAGCAAGCAGCCGCACGGCATATCTTTGCGATCACCTGTTTCTGATAAACCTAGAAACTCCTCTGACGGGGCTGATGGCTCTCAAGTAATACATTATAGCTTATCAAACGGTGGCAGTCAAAGAATCACAGAGCCTGTTCCAGGTAAGAAACAATCAAAGAAGCTCGATTCTTTCAGAGAGGAGGAGAGGGTGATCAAGATCGAAGAAAGTTAA